In Debaryomyces hansenii CBS767 chromosome A complete sequence, a genomic segment contains:
- a CDS encoding DEHA2D16434p (weakly similar to uniprot|P46962 Saccharomyces cerevisiae YJL006C CTK2 Beta subunit of C-terminal domain kinase I (CTDK-I) which phosphorylates the C-terminal repeated domain of the RNA polymerase II large subunit (Rpo21p) to affect both transcription and pre-mRNA 3' end processing), which translates to MSDLKRPSTHTPTPGANSTKTFPTIVQVSRPYFTSSELKYLHAFTIPEHKKLTYNQRKHQIYQYVFQIIKVLKFPLRVLGTTMNYYQRYYLFNKFEELNDGSHQDLEKDPYTVTLACLFLASKNEDCIKKLKDIQSVGNKLRDIDEENKIQMNSSFVDVQRRTIMNIEFKLLQVIKFDFKNGSNVQSIDQLVVKFCKKLDIDYKTTMHSWLISFDIMSTPLCLMIPPHCIALAIIIITLNLKPKELHTKYNKSETDLAPDNLNEILERIDCYKDFKCPETLVNEGILYILDYYVHQMNFSILNNFMPTVDLDTGKEQIFKFMELKSRFNDLKVLSEKSCLGPGTLRQDDYLNIWDYNVGAKGSARFILGNKRRRFNLELDALESDKNDDSNTNDNTDRSMNVDSPSI; encoded by the coding sequence ATGTCGGATTTGAAAAGACCCAGTACTCATACTCCTACTCCTGGAGCCAACTCGACTAAGACTTTTCCGACTATTGTTCAAGTATCAAGACCATATTTTACAAGTTCAGAGTTGAAATACTTGCATGCGTTTACTATACCAGAACATAAGAAATTAACATATAACCAAAGAAAGCACCAGATATATCAATATGtgtttcaaattattaaggTTCTAAAATTTCCTTTAAGAGTATTGGGAACCACAATGAATTACTATCAAAGATATtatcttttcaataaatttgaagaattgaacgATGGGTCTCATcaagatttagaaaaagATCCTTATACAGTCACATTGGCATGTTTGTTTCTTGCATCTAAGAATGAAGATTGTATCAAGAAGTTAAAAGATATACAATCGGTAGGCAACAAATTACgtgatattgatgaagaaaataaaatacagATGAATTCATCTTTCGTTGATGTACAGAGAAGAACCATAATGAATATTGAGTTTAAGTTACTACaagtaattaaatttgacTTCAAGAATGGTTCAAATGTCCAATCGATCGACCAGCTAGTAGTCAAATTCTGTAAAAAATTAGATATAGATTACAAGACTACTATGCATAGTTGGTTAATAAGTTTTGACATCATGTCAACCCCCTTATGCCTAATGATCCCTCCTCACTGTATTGCTTTAgcaataattataattacGTTAAATTTAAAGCCAAAAGAATTGCATACAAAATACAATAAGTCAGAAACTGACCTTGCTCCAgataatttaaatgaaattttagaaaGAATTGACTGCTATAAAGACTTCAAATGCCCCGAAACATTAGTTAATGAGGGTatactttatattttggattattaCGTTCACCAGATGAATTTTTCCattttaaacaattttatGCCAACGGTCGATTTAGATACTGGAAAGGAACAGATCTTCAAGTTTATGGAATTGAAATCGAGATTTAACGATCTCAAGGTTTTATCTGAAAAGTCTTGTCTCGGTCCAGGTACTTTACGCCAagatgattatttaaatatctGGGATTACAATGTTGGCGCTAAAGGTTCTGCAAGGTTCATTTTGGGtaataaaagaagaagatttaatttggaattggaCGCATTAGAAAGCGACAAAAACGACGATTCTAATACAAATGACAATACCGATAGATCTATGAATGTCGATTCACCATCCATTTAA
- a CDS encoding DEHA2D16390p (similar to uniprot|Q00618 Saccharomyces cerevisiae YJL031C BET4 Alpha subunit of Type II geranylgeranyltransferase required for vesicular transport between the endoplasmic reticulum and the Golgi), giving the protein MQHGIKREKITEVAKKAKAERDKTKIENYRNLTIDILQEKDNKIYTKDTLNKTTTVLLLNPEFYTVWNYRREILLDLFSKNILKKKEALEDDLKIVMSQLKRLPKCYWVWNHRIWCLNQLQTTNEANWDVELAIVSKLLEMDSRNFHGWQYRRFLVENIQKKSAREYNTQPNLEQLAQLKINIKEFEYTTSKINKNISNFSAWHNRTKLIPKIYSGLKELDNKEEFSDVSHLFQSPYSIMVHDLELIKTGMYMDPEDTSVWLYLYWLITDKFFVDDLRNSTNEKASYKDILHEQLKLIEELNELEKDDNVQGLDNCWCLKSIISIKGLIKREEAGGSISRGTLLDEDTRILINKLIEIDPLRKGRYLDQLKGVSSIISVA; this is encoded by the exons ATG CAACACGGTATtaaaagagaaaaaatAACTGAAGTGGCTAAGAAAGCCAAAGCAGAAAGGGACAAGACAAAAATCGAAAACTATCGAAATTTAACCATTGATATTTTACAAGAAAAGGATAACAAGATCTACACAAAAGATACCTTAAATAAAACAACAACTGTGTTATTGTTGAATCCAGAGTTTTATACTGTATGGAATTATCGTCGTGAAATTTTGTTAGATCTTTTCTCTAAGAATATTCTTAAGAAAAAGGAAGCTTTAGAGGACGATCTTAAAATTGTAATGTCCCAATTGAAGAGATTGCCCAAATGTTATTGGGTATGGAACCATCGTATATGGTGCTTGAATCAGTTACAAACTACGAATGAAGCAAATTGGGATGTTGAATTAGCTATCGTTTCAAAGTTACTCGAAATGGATAGCAGAAACTTTCACGGATGGCAATACAGAAGATTTTTAGTAGAAAATATACAGAAAAAATCTGCAAGGGAGTATAATACTCAACCTAATTTAGAACAATTGGCCCagttaaaaataaatatcaaagaGTTCGAATATACTACCTCAAAAATCAATAAGAATatatctaatttttcagcttgGCATAATCGTACAAAGCTTATTCCTAAAATATATTCGGGTCTCAAGGAGTTAGATAATAAGGAGGAATTTTCTGATGTAAgtcatttatttcaatcACCATATAGTATTATGGTTCATGATCTAGAATTGATCAAAACCGGTATGTATATGGATCCAGAAGATACTTCTGTATGgctttatttatattgGCTAATTACGGATAAGTTTTTTGTGGATGATTTACGAAACTCTACGAATGAAAAGGCGAGCTACAAAGATATTCTTCATgaacaattaaaattaatcgaagaattgaatgaattggaGAAAGACGATAATGTTCAAGGATTGGATAATTGCTGGTGTTTAAAGAgtattatttcaattaagGGCTTGATTAAAAGAGAAGAAGCAGGTGGTTCCATTTCGAGGGGTACGCTTTTGGATGAGGATACAAGGAttctcattaataaattaatagaaattGATCCTCTCAGAAAAGGTAGATATTTGGATCAATTAAAAGGTGTTTCATCTATTATATCTGTTGCGTGA
- a CDS encoding DEHA2D16412p (similar to uniprot|P40958 Saccharomyces cerevisiae YJL030W MAD2 Component of the spindle-assembly checkpoint complex which delays the onset of anaphase in cells with defects in mitotic spindle assembly) produces MTSSSSQLAKLALKGSSKIVADYFEFAINSILFQRGIYPPEDFHTIKKYGLPLLVSADDDVKAYIEKIMSQVKRWIYGRKIGKLVVVIISKSTAEVVERWEFNIEILQDNENNNEDDKQEVEKPREESHREIQMIIRQITSSVSYLPLLDVDEYTFNVLVHTDPNYDTAHIPHEWCDTDGNAKLIEGNSIEQVKFKSFSTNIHEIGTTVSYKLDET; encoded by the coding sequence ATGacatcatcatcgtcacAGCTAGCAAAGCTTGCTCTTAAAGGATCACTGAAGATTGTTGCTGATTACTTTGAATTTGCGATTAATAGTATACTATTCCAAAGAGGAATCTATCCACCAGAAGATTTTCATACGATTAAGAAATACGGGTTACCATTATTAGTTTCTGCGGATGATGATGTTAAAGCATATATAGAGAAGATAATGCTGCAGGTGAAGAGATGGATATATGGAAGGAAAATTGGAAAGTTAGTCGTAGTTataatttccaaatcaacAGCAGAGGTAGTAGAAAGATGGGAGTTCAATATTGAGATATTACAGGATAATGAGaacaataatgaagatgataaacaagaagttgaaaaacCGAGAGAGGAGAGTCATAGGGAAATACAAATGATCATTCGACAGATCACGTCGCTGGTATCATATTTGCCTCTTTTAGATGTGGACGAATATACGTTCAACGTCCTAGTACATACAGATCCTAATTATGATACTGCTCACATACCACATGAGTGGTGTGATACAGATGGAAACgcaaaattaattgaagGGAATTCAATTGAGCAGgttaaatttaaatcatttagTACCAACATCCACGAAATAGGCACTACTGTGAGTTATAAATTAGATGAAActtaa
- a CDS encoding DEHA2D16456p (similar to uniprot|P04840 Saccharomyces cerevisiae YNL055C POR1 Mitochondrial porin (voltage-dependent anion channel) outer membrane protein required for the maintenance of mitochondrial osmotic stability and mitochondrial membrane permeability) — protein MAPPAFSDIQKSSNDLLNKDFFHLSTAAVDVKSTAPNGVGFTVKGKTAKDNSIAASIEAKYADKPSGLTLTQAWNNANSLDTKIELSELLTPGLKGELVTSVIPNGPRNAKLNFFYQQNAVNARLFFDLLKGPIALADLSVGHDGFTAGAELGYDIASAKVNRYSLGVGYAKPLYTVAATATNNLSIFSAAYYHKVSPLVEAGAKATWDSVKSSNVNVEFATKYKLDSTAFVKAKIADSGLTALAYSQELRPGVRLGLGASFDALKLAEPVHKLGFSLSFSA, from the coding sequence ATGGCACCACCAGCATTCTCCgatattcaaaaatctAGTAACGATTTATTAAACAAGGATTTCTTCCATTTGTCCACAGCCGCAGTTGATGTCAAATCTACTGCACCAAATGGAGTTGGTTTCACCGTCAAGGGTAAGACTGCTAAAGATAACTCTATTGCTGCATCCATCGAAGCTAAGTACGCCGACAAACCATCGGGATTGACTTTGACTCAAGCATGGAACAACGCCAATTCTTTAGACACCAAGATCGAATTATCGGAATTATTGACCCCGGGTTTAAAGGGTGAATTGGTTACTTCTGTGATTCCAAACGGTCCAAGAAACGCCAAATTGAACTTTTTCTACCAACAAAACGCCGTCAATGCCAgattattctttgatttattgaaggGCCCAATTGCCTTAGCTGACTTGTCTGTTGGCCACGATGGTTTCACCGCCGGTGCCGAATTAGGTTACGACATTGCTTCTGCCAAGGTTAACAGATACTCGTTAGGTGTTGGTTACGCTAAGCCATTGTACACCGTTGCTGCTACCGCCACCAACAACTTGTCGATCTTCTCTGCTGCTTACTACCACAAGGTCTCTCCATTGGTTGAAGCCGGTGCTAAGGCCACCTGGGACTCTGTCAAGTCTTCCAACGTTAATGTTGAATTTGCCACCAAGTACAAGTTAGACTCGACCGCTTTCGTCAAGGCCAAGATCGCTGACTCTGGTTTAACTGCTCTTGCTTACTCCCAAGAATTGAGACCAGGTGTTAGATTAGGTTTAGGTGCTTCTTTCGATGCCTTGAAGTTGGCTGAACCAGTCCACAAGTTAGGTTTCTCCTTATCATTCTCTGCTTAG